A single Crateriforma conspicua DNA region contains:
- a CDS encoding FAD-dependent oxidoreductase, whose translation MQTFPDSPTDPASLRTVPTGDPASNAHERLVIVGGGMAGWGLCDRLVKRNANHFYQITLIGDEPTPAYDRVHLSSYFGGRSEDDLLLADRQWYANHRIELHTGRRISCIDQTKCEVVDSNGVRHPYDRLVLATGSSAFVPPIPGADLAGVFVYRTLQDLQSIRRHVDETGASTGLVIGGGLLGLEAAKVMIDLGLSASVVERAPGLMPRQLDSKAAKRLRQHVESIGVDVHVTCRTDSITTTDDQRLRIAFSNRDPMVADLVIIAAGVRPNDQLAKDAELETSVRGGIVVDRHLCTSDPKIHAIGECVRFRDHVFGLVAPCYRMADVLAQHLVGEDASFEGADESAELKLLGVQVATFGRQIGESRGGVVLNHSDDSGFRAILLEQGRIVGASCVGQWDQLPQVRLATSNHQRMWPTQRTRFVKSGSPWLDDAALSVHHWPDDSVICNCLNVTKGTVGELIKQGCDQPKRIAEACGASTACGSCANLVSELTGAPAESSADQGGRPLMWVSALAFAMLAIWCFGPVIAFAESVQSDRRLIDWWWRDDLARQITGFCLLGALVIGQAFSLRKRIPKFQFGDYRLWRWVHSAIGTLTVVGLIAHTGLRLGTNFNAVLGVTFLSVAMVGALAGLVTAMESRQRGPSALRWKRWRGWFSKLHFFLAWPLPILIAIHVVSFYWFRD comes from the coding sequence ATGCAAACATTTCCCGATTCGCCGACCGATCCCGCATCGCTGCGGACCGTGCCGACCGGGGATCCGGCATCGAACGCTCACGAACGCTTGGTCATTGTCGGTGGCGGCATGGCCGGTTGGGGGTTATGCGACCGTCTGGTCAAACGCAATGCAAATCACTTCTATCAAATCACGCTGATCGGTGACGAACCGACGCCGGCATACGATCGCGTTCATTTGTCGTCGTACTTTGGCGGTCGCAGCGAAGACGATTTACTGTTGGCCGACCGTCAGTGGTACGCCAACCATCGAATTGAACTGCACACCGGACGCCGGATCAGCTGTATCGATCAAACAAAGTGCGAGGTCGTTGATTCAAACGGCGTGCGGCACCCGTACGATCGATTGGTGCTGGCGACAGGATCTTCGGCGTTCGTTCCTCCGATTCCCGGCGCGGACCTGGCCGGCGTTTTCGTTTATCGCACTCTGCAGGATTTGCAGTCCATTCGTCGACATGTTGACGAAACCGGAGCTTCCACCGGACTGGTCATTGGTGGTGGCCTACTAGGATTGGAAGCGGCGAAAGTCATGATCGACCTGGGGCTGTCGGCATCAGTGGTGGAACGTGCCCCGGGGTTGATGCCAAGGCAGTTGGATTCCAAAGCCGCCAAGCGCCTACGCCAACACGTGGAATCGATCGGCGTCGATGTGCACGTCACTTGCCGCACCGATTCGATCACAACGACGGACGATCAGCGTCTGCGGATAGCCTTCAGCAACCGTGATCCGATGGTCGCGGATTTGGTGATCATCGCCGCGGGGGTCCGTCCGAATGACCAATTGGCCAAAGACGCCGAACTGGAAACGAGCGTTCGCGGTGGCATTGTCGTCGACCGACATCTTTGTACGAGCGACCCGAAAATTCATGCGATCGGCGAATGCGTTCGCTTTCGTGATCACGTTTTCGGACTGGTCGCACCGTGTTACCGCATGGCCGATGTGCTGGCACAACACTTGGTCGGTGAAGACGCAAGCTTCGAGGGTGCCGATGAGTCCGCGGAATTGAAACTTCTGGGTGTCCAAGTCGCGACGTTTGGACGACAAATCGGTGAATCACGCGGCGGCGTCGTGCTGAACCACTCCGACGATTCAGGATTCCGGGCGATCTTGTTAGAACAGGGACGCATCGTCGGTGCGTCCTGTGTGGGGCAATGGGATCAGTTGCCACAAGTCCGTTTGGCGACATCGAATCACCAACGGATGTGGCCGACGCAACGAACCAGGTTTGTGAAGAGTGGTTCACCATGGCTGGATGATGCCGCTTTGTCTGTACATCATTGGCCCGATGACAGTGTGATATGCAACTGTTTGAACGTGACCAAAGGAACCGTCGGTGAACTGATCAAGCAGGGATGCGATCAACCAAAGCGAATCGCGGAAGCCTGCGGCGCGTCGACGGCTTGTGGAAGCTGCGCAAACTTGGTGTCGGAACTGACAGGTGCCCCCGCCGAATCGTCCGCGGATCAGGGCGGGCGTCCGCTGATGTGGGTTTCCGCGTTGGCGTTTGCCATGCTGGCGATCTGGTGTTTCGGCCCGGTCATCGCTTTCGCCGAAAGCGTCCAATCGGATCGCCGCCTGATTGACTGGTGGTGGCGAGACGATCTGGCAAGACAAATCACGGGGTTCTGTTTGCTGGGCGCGTTGGTGATCGGCCAAGCGTTTTCGCTACGCAAACGAATCCCAAAGTTTCAATTTGGCGATTACCGCCTGTGGCGCTGGGTTCATTCGGCCATCGGAACGCTCACCGTGGTCGGGCTGATCGCGCACACGGGGCTTCGATTGGGCACAAACTTCAATGCGGTCCTTGGGGTCACGTTCTTATCGGTCGCAATGGTCGGCGCTTTGGCAGGAT
- a CDS encoding dihydrolipoyl dehydrogenase family protein: MSSPTHFDLIVIGTGPAGGTVASKIAETGKRVAIVDERTFGGTCALRGCNPKKVYVNAGQLLDRVRRSNGQLVADVSTRIDWEKLHAFKETFTRPVAEGSEASFRDSGITTLHGTAKFIGVSTLSIAGELYEADRIVIATGGRPRTLSFPNSECLISSDVFLDLSQLPRHIAFVGGGYISMEFAHVAARAGSRVTIIEKNSSVLSGFDPDLVKTLTALSHQLGIQFLLNQTIEGIDVLGDESRRIKLRDGQTVAADCVVHGAGRVPNIDRMQLDVAGIQHDQDGVSVDAHLRSQSNERVYAVGDCARTAQPRLTPVANEDARIVAKNLFADRPVRSPDYGMVPHACFTTPAIASVGLSEEQARQTSADLDVRTGDMSDWSSVRKTGKTVAGYKVLIDRDSDAILGAHLLGPGAEETINLFAMAMKHNLTAAEVKSTLFVFPSFSHDIRQMI; the protein is encoded by the coding sequence TGTCTTCGCCCACCCATTTTGATTTGATCGTCATTGGGACTGGTCCCGCCGGTGGAACCGTCGCCAGCAAAATCGCCGAAACTGGCAAACGGGTTGCGATTGTTGACGAGCGCACCTTCGGGGGCACTTGTGCCCTGCGCGGGTGCAATCCAAAAAAAGTCTATGTGAATGCCGGGCAATTGCTGGACCGCGTCCGACGATCCAACGGTCAATTGGTGGCCGATGTATCCACTCGAATCGATTGGGAAAAACTGCACGCGTTTAAGGAAACCTTCACTCGTCCTGTGGCCGAGGGATCCGAAGCGTCGTTTCGGGATTCCGGCATCACCACACTGCACGGGACGGCCAAATTCATTGGCGTCAGCACGCTGTCCATTGCGGGTGAACTTTATGAAGCTGATCGAATCGTCATCGCAACCGGTGGTCGTCCGCGAACGCTGAGTTTTCCAAACAGCGAGTGCTTGATTTCCAGTGATGTTTTTCTGGACCTTTCACAGTTGCCACGACACATCGCATTCGTCGGTGGCGGCTACATCTCGATGGAATTCGCCCACGTAGCGGCGCGGGCCGGTTCACGGGTGACCATCATCGAAAAGAACTCAAGCGTTCTGTCGGGCTTTGATCCTGATCTGGTGAAAACGTTGACGGCGCTTTCTCATCAACTGGGCATCCAGTTTCTGTTGAACCAAACCATCGAAGGCATCGACGTTCTGGGTGACGAATCACGTCGTATCAAACTGCGTGACGGCCAGACGGTGGCGGCTGACTGTGTGGTCCATGGCGCCGGCCGCGTTCCCAACATCGATCGAATGCAGTTGGACGTCGCTGGGATCCAACACGATCAAGATGGCGTGTCGGTCGATGCGCATCTGCGGAGCCAATCCAACGAAAGAGTTTATGCGGTGGGTGATTGCGCCCGTACGGCCCAACCACGTTTAACACCGGTGGCCAATGAAGACGCCAGGATCGTAGCAAAGAATCTTTTCGCGGATCGTCCGGTACGAAGCCCCGATTACGGGATGGTTCCGCATGCATGCTTTACCACCCCCGCAATCGCTTCGGTCGGATTGTCGGAAGAACAGGCCCGCCAAACGTCAGCCGATCTGGACGTGCGAACCGGTGACATGAGCGACTGGAGCAGCGTACGAAAAACCGGCAAGACGGTGGCCGGTTACAAGGTTCTGATTGACCGCGACTCCGATGCAATCCTTGGTGCCCATCTTTTGGGCCCCGGTGCCGAAGAAACGATCAACCTGTTCGCGATGGCCATGAAACACAATTTGACGGCAGCGGAAGTTAAATCCACCTTGTTCGTCTTCCCGAGTTTCAGCCACGACATTCGGCAAATGATCTAG